The Liolophura sinensis isolate JHLJ2023 chromosome 6, CUHK_Ljap_v2, whole genome shotgun sequence genomic sequence TAGTAATAACTGCTCTGTCATTTCAGCTCTTAGTGAAGGACCCAAAGGCAAGGTTGGGGTGTGGCCCTTCTTCTACTCCCAAAGACATTAAGGCTCATCTGTTTTTCAAAAGCATAAATTTTAAACGATTGGAAGCTGGAATTTGTGACCCACCATTTGTCCCTGATGTAAGTTTTAACTTCTCCCTGTACTTGTTTGTCTGCCTTCTTAACCCAATTTCTGTGTAAACAACACAGATAATAAAAGTAAATGAGTCTTAATCCCATTTCACCGTGCAATGATAATCTTTAAGGGCTGTTTAAATCTTTGGTAGCCCAGTCTAGGTTTATCTgaagtgaatgtacatgtaggtttccaACAATTCTCAGGGTGGCTTAGCTCCCCTTATTGGTCAGTTAGAACAATTGTGTGTCCTATGATCTAATTACTGCGATCTTTTAAAATAACACCTTCAGTGAAATCAAAAGTATGTTTGATACAAATATTAATGCAATTCATAGCTTCTACTGAATAGTCAAATGGAGTGTTGTTGTATTTTGTCCTGTATTAAATGTTTGTAATGCTGTCAATGGACCCTGCTATTCCACAGCCACGAGCAGTGTATTGTAAGGATGTGTTGGACATAGAGCAGTTCTCCACTGTCAAAGGCGTGAACCTTGATCCCAGTGACGATACTTTCTATAGCAAATTCAACACAGGAAGTGTGTCAATACCCTGGCAGAATGAGGTAGGTGGCTGTGACTAGTCTAAGCTTATgatcacatacacacacacacacacacacacatttctcAGCCTTTTTAACCGCCTCTGAGACATCagtggggtgtagagaaataatgtggacagttttatgaagcttgcatctttggTGATTCAAACAAATTAtgacatcattttcataattgtatgcatgaattCCACTAAGAAGGTGCCTTTGTGatcgaaaatgttgaagatttacagtagttcTTGCAATCATTTACACAGCGCATTATGTAGGAAACTGCTTCTTCAAACAGTTTTAGAATTGGAACAGTTGTACATTCTTAAACTAATAGGAAAGATGAGAAGATtttgtaagggagataactccccAGTAAAGGCTTCTATTACTGTACTATTTAGGAATGAATTTAATACCAACAAAATATATCAGAGTGTTCTATGTAATTGATGTTGTTATTTAGTTATCTCTCACAGACAAAATTACTGATACTGAATATAATTGTATGGCAAATtgacatttttgttacattttatttcaattacacTTAggtatttaagtgaaatataaaccaCGTAGAATAATTAAACTATCACAAAGCTGGCCATCCAAACCTTCCTAGCTGTGCACAGATGCAACTTTTGATTCCTTGGGTTGTAGGATTTATTAGTCTGAGTAGTGTTTATCATTCCTCTTATCTTTAATCTTTAGATGTTGGAGACAGATTGTTTCAAGGAGCTGAATCTGTTTGGTCCAAACAACAGTCCCTCACCAGACCTGGTGGAGGATCTTCCTCCGCCTCCCCCCAGGACCAGCTTCTTTGACAGGATATTCAGACGGAGAAGGGTAAGGCACTGGCTATGACCAAATTTTTTTGCAACAGTTAAATTTGTTCTGTTGGTGGTGGtctatatttattcaatttcaGTGTttggatatacatatatatataaaatacatttcttctttctttttgaATTTTAGTTCCAATTGTGTGTCAAAATTTTTAGTTTAATGGAGACAGCAAAGGCTCAGCTTTAGGTGTATTTTGTCTCTGTGAATTAGTGGTAGATTTTGCAAAAGTTTTAATAAGATGACGATGTAAGAATGaaaccagtatatgtacatttttttacttCACAATATTTTAAAGAGGCTTCTTTCTATTTCCGTAACAGCCACGAGAAACAAGCTGACAGTAGTAGGCATCAGTCTATACGGAGAAAGCCAAGAAGCACACATGTGCAGGTCGTCAGCTGACTAAGTGCAGGAATTGGTTCTACCCCACGGGAGGGGATTTCCCTGTCGGCCCTGCTGATAGAAGGGTGTGCTGTGCTCAGCCCATATTGCTGTCATGTCAGGCCAGACCCTTCACAAAGGAGAACCTACCAACCCAGTTCATGACATTTCCTATTCTCTCCCTTGTTTTCtcagttttatttcttctttttcatgACATGTTGTTACACGATGTAAAGGGGACTTTGTAGCTTGTTTGTGTGGATTGGGGCATGTCCCTGTTCACATCGGATGGTACTGCCCTCCTTGGTTGCAATTTTTCTAGCCGCCATGGGTGGGGGTGAATCATGAGCAGATCTGGGGAATTGCGTATCTTGCCATATAGGTGTGATGTTTGTAGTGGGTGGTGAGTTCAGTGTGAACCTAAGTACTACTATGTGCACATTCCTTGTTTCAAGAGGCTGTTCCGTCAAAGGTGGTAGGATGGGGTGCCTGTTGGTGCCCTAGGGGGGCCCCCAATACCCCTGGGGATTCtgactgtacatacatgtagtgcttGGAGATGCTGCCGTCTGACAGGTTAAGGCCAGCTCTGTCTTGTAGCCagtttcattgatgttttttcCCTGTGTACAGAAACGACTGAAATGTGCATTAAATTGTCTGtgaatgttaacatttattccCTGGTGTGATGTCTGTAAGCTTTGTTTAAGACAGTTAGCTCCCAGCGAGAACCTGACTGTGAACGGTGACTTGGTCACTACCTTCACCCCACACCATTCCATGCTGTCCACTTTGAACACAAGTACCTATACACTGAACAGACTAACTCACATGGGCTTCCCATACACAAATGTTGAGCCAAGTATATAGGAATTTGAGCCACCCTTGCCAAGTTTTTGAAGTATTGGGCTGTTGAGCCATATCTACCTGTGCTGTGGTTGTGAGCTCGTCTTGCTGTGTAAATGTTGATCACTTTACATTTAGGGAATGTTGAAGGGCATCTACCTACTCGGCATGGGTGTATACATGATACCGTACTTGCCTGGCTGAGCTGCTAATTGAGTATATGACTGAGCCAACCATACATACAAGTTTCAACAACACACAAAGGTGTTGAATTAAGAAAAAGGGGCCCGATAATCAGCCACCCAACTAACAGCGAACTGGATGTGGGTTTTCATGGAACAATTCATTGGTGTGAGACACTTCATGCCATTGAGCTGTTCTGATTCAGTGTTGTGTTGAGAGTAattttagtgtgtgtgtgtggttcaTTGAGAGGTTGATGTGACTAAGGTATTCCATTTTGAGCAGTGTTTGTGGAAGAACTGTGGAAATATTTCTGAGGGAATGCAGGGACCGGAGTTTGTACCGTAATGAGTCTCCACTATTTACCCATGTACGTTTGTACATTCACCcatcatatgtacacaaactcaACTGTATGATCATCTGTATGGTGTATGCTTCTCACATGCTGGCCATGTTTATTAGGTTACCACACAGATGTTagatattttattgttgttgttgttgttgtattttttctcgTCTTGTGTAATGATTTCATTCAGCTGCTACCTCAGTCTTTTAGTTTGACCGAAgacttgtgcatgtgtgttgaCTCTAAGGTTAAATCCACTGTTTCCTGCTGGTATGTGCACTACACTGCACATTGCCATTCTACACATTTATTTAAAGCGATATGGCATTTTATAGCCATTGACAATACAAAGCTGTAGCGTGGTTGGCTGCATGCTGCGGCTTGAAATCCACTAAAAAGAAAATCTGaagatatttttgagtatgggtTTTTAGAAGTGATAATCATGATGGAATCTATTCAGGGCAATGTTTAAACAACTTTTACTTTAAACTATGCTTACTCTTTGATGATGGCAACATTGTTGTTCTGGCAGAATGGACATGTTGGGTGTCACTTGCTGTAGTGCATAAACCTAAAAGTGAGTAGCCCACATCACTGTAAGCTGAAGGTACTCTAATTTATGGAATTATGCATATTAATGAGCATTGAAGTAATTGCTCtcgtatgtatatgtaaattttttttttttttatgttgcctGGCCTAATGCCTGGGGAAAAAGTTCTGGTTTACAGAAATAACTTTTGTCCACATGTAGGgcatttcagttatttattatgtttaacaATCTCAGTTATACGTATGGCTTCTTGTCAGCTGTAAAGGGCATTTTTCATTGTGGAGGAAGCACTTGTGTCCCTGCACATGTTAAAAAGTGTCGAACCTTATTATTCTGCAGTATTACTGTTTGATGTAGAGTCCAATCCGCTGGCTGGAGATATGTTAACCCTGTACAgtgttttatgtgtattttattctGTGTACTATCATAACTTATAAATCATGTCTAAGCTTCTGGTGTCAAAGTCACCTTACATAAATACTGAAGGCTCTCAAGAAGAAGATCTACATACTTTCAAACattatacttcattttttcaacagctataTTTATCTTAGTGTCAGCTGTGTATCAAGTGATAAAGAGGTTGACTTTTATATTCAAGAGCTGTGACTAACAATTGGTGACAAGGGATGTAACTCTACATCATTTTAAACTACCCACTAGTGCCCACATTCTGGAGCAAGTGGGTCTTACTTAAAGTAGGGTATCCTAGCATGTAGTTCTGACAGTACTATTGTTAAGATAGCATTAAAGCTTATCTGTCATATGGAAATCCACCAGTTTCTTTGATTTGAAATAAGTATTGTGAGACAAGGTGTACCTCCTTGATCTTTTATGTACAGAATTTGGCCTGTGaattcattttgtaaattaactcttgtacacatacacaattgacacatgtatcagtgtatGCTGTATGTGCAATGGTGTTTTTCTGGCCATGTGAGCTTGTTTTGTATCTATATTTTACTGAAGCCCATCATGGATTGGTCTATTAAAGCTGTGAATTAACATGTCATAGTGCAGATTTATAATGTGTGAATGAACAAGTagtctctctttttttttcaaaatgttaaatttcatgATTGTGCATGCTCAATGTCACATGTTTAGACAAATGGCAGCTGATCATTAccacaaaatttacatgtaatccaCTTTACCGTTCAAAGGTTGATATAACAAACCAATTTTACATACACTGTGTGTTGTTCCAAGATTGATATAACAAAGGCTATGGGGACAGACTGGGCTTGTTCATGTGACATTCGTTAAATTCACAAATCAGTCAAAtggtttttaatttattgaGATTTCATGATGGAACTTGTCCTGTTAAAATCCATATTGTccacatggacataaacaaCACAGTATACATCAGGGAATGAACAGACGAATCAAATTTAAGGTTAATTCATAATATACTGCTTTTCACAGCATTTCACCAGGCTTCTGtcaaaataatgtaaacatgtcccTTTATTGTCACCCATGTAATGTTgctctgtgttttctttttatccatttattgtaattttgtgaacTGAAGTGCCAAGCTGTAGacattttaattgtcataatgTGTCTTGTgcatttttgtttctcttgtaCTGATGAATCGTGAGTAAGACTCACTCCACAAGAACAAAGTGACACCAGGCAAATAATAAGCCATAATTTTATTTCTATTAGATCAAAATTTTTGCAAGCTTCTTTTTGTCAGATGTTATTGCATAATTATCATCATTCAGTGCGGATTTGTTTTAATATGCTGCCTTCCTAGGTGTTGATTAAAGATCTTCATGTACTTCCATGAAATATTATCGCAAGAATCTATAATATGATTATTTTACATTTGGATACTATTGGAACATTTATTTGTGATAATTGTGAGAAGTGGAAATACTTACATTGTGTTTAGTGGGTTAATGAGGGATAGCTTTGAAAGCTGTTATGAAATTCTTAAGAATGTGAGGAATCAGAGTGCATGTGTTAGCCCATAGGGAGGTGGTAAACTTTACAAATACGGAAATTATGACACTGGCAACATGAAGTCCCCAGCAACAGATAAAGCAATGCAGGGTGGTCATTGACATTCATAATCCATTTGTTTCTCATTTCCGCTGTAGCATGATCGATTAAGTGCGCAACATCAGAACGGCATGACGAATGATTCCGGTTTGATTGTGCCAGAGTACTTCCTTTTTAGTCGGTTACCTGACAATGCTAGTCAATTTATTAAGTATGACAAGGTGACCGGATGTAAATATTTGCTGTATTCACTTTGTACTTTATGAATGTGCATGCCGATACCATTTCACAGATCCATGTCAATATGGAAGGCTCAGAAAAGACAAGTTGATGTATAGTTTACAGTGGAAAACATTCATGTATGGCTTCAAGGTCACTTTCTGATGTCCTCCTGTGTAGAAGTTCTCCATTTTCTCGTGGTTACGTAGTCATTGCCTGTGGTCGTGTCCTCAGTTAATAGTGAGAGATTCTATAAGACAACTTATTCAAAGGTGTAAGTTATCTTCTTTGCAATAAATGATGAAAACTTTAATTAGattatttgtcttttgttttcttttcatggaACATGATGATGGTCCTTGTATCTGGTATCTTGTGGGCTTGTTAAGAACTGAATTTCACCCTCACTTATCGTCATGCAGTGGGTTCTAATGATTTCACTTGAAAGTCTGCAGGGAGGCTTTGTAATCTGCATTCTAACCTGGCCTTGTACTGAATTTTTGGATCCCATCAGTTTGTGGGGTCTTGCTGAAAATACACAGACAATGGCTTGTTGCAGGTCCGACTGCAGCAGTCTTCTGTTTAgcgaagaccacttgtcttccacgaATATGGTGAGCaagtcacatgtgggaaaagcTAGTACACAACTTGacaaagtttggtggtttacttcggtTTTCTCTACCTACAAATCTGTCCTCAATTAGTACGAGActgagaaagttgtaacttcctcgcttggcattcagcgtgaaggggatagtgcaatgactggttgaccgatatcagtataatggctcaggtggggcgggtggggcagcttacttgcctccgtGAAGGtgtctcactgaagcagcactagataaaagagcgatggaaatccgtcctgcaacaaggaggcacaatacatAGTTcaaaggattcctttgtcgtcatatgactaaacaattgttaagtgcaacgttaaaccccaagcactcactccctcaaTTAGTAcgtgaaaaaattcttcagtatggaaATAAAAGGAATgatataagttaaaaaaaaaaaaaaagtacaccaCAATCCCTTGTCCCATGAGGTTAGTGTTTGAAATGGCTCTCTGGTATAGCCGTGGCTTTACCTCCTTGTGTGTCTGGTGTGATGTTTTTACAGGTATGGCCTGTCAGCTGTCCTATatctttgtgaaatattcttgtaaaaatgaataatcttttttttcctgaatcAAAAGATCAAGTATGAATGGGTAGCCTACTTGATGGCAGCTTCACTCCCATATGATTTTGAAGTAACTACAGTAAGGTCATATGTGGTTATATTTACTTCTCTTGCCATCTCCCACCACATCTCCTATGAATAGTACAGACCTCCACAAATATGGGCGCCACAATTTCCTTTGGCTTACCTTTATTCCTAATAGCAGAATGCCACTATCAAAGATCATTGctccaaattaaaacaaaaccaacCTGTAATGGCGACCACGTCCTGAAAAATGACTTTCGTAGCTCTGTTTATAATTTTGCAAAACTGAACAGGTGAGTTCTGACCACAGGTGGAGCACGTTCGGCTTGGAGGTGGGAACTTTCCATACGAGAGTCGACACACTTTATACCTGCCACGGCCATCATGATGGATAAGTTTAGTTTTAATGTGGAATGAAGATGACACAGCTTAGGTTTGTAGCGCGCATGTTTGTGGAGATTTTTATTGTGCGGGTTGGTATATTCACAGGAGGCACATAATAAGTGCCTGAGGCGAGAGTTGGCAGGACTCTggcactactccaagaaaaCTAAATATAAGGATGCATGACTGCACTGTATCGACTTCAAAATCATATAGGAGCAAAGGTGCTTCAAGTAAGACTACTGTATAGTATAAGCAGCATCCTCAGctatcatgtatatatgcacttcTACATACTATCCTGTTATAACTGTAACAAGGTATCACCCAGATCAGTGTGAAATGTCCTCAGGACCTTGCTCGCAGAGCAGTAAGCCTGTATTTGGCCATTTTGGGGATTTTTCCTGGCTTTGCTCCTGGCTTTTATGAAGATGTATGTGAGGAAATGCTTTGTCTAGTGAGGTATGATAGTTCTCTACtaataaacctgaccaccataTAGAGTGAATATAGAATCAGTCTtcagtacagaaaaaaaaacaccattcagGGAACAGTTGTGGTTTCCTCTACGGTGTCCCTGGTGTCTTTCAATTATAAACCTAACTGCCGTAATACCAGTGCAATACTGGATGGATGCAAAACATGAATCAAGTAAATGATTTCACAAAGTTTTATGTAAAGGGGGCAGTACATCTGCTGTGGTGTCTGAACTCCAGAAAACACCCCAATAAAGCTACATCAAAACCAATGCTCTAGTcctataaatttatttctttgattaaaGTTTACCGCATACTCAAGATGAATATTTCTATatgggcaaagcccgggggaaacccacgaccatcagaccttcccacacacagccaggagaggaagccagcatgagcagaatTTGCTGTCCTTAAACTAACATCATGCTGCtttatacaaatggtttggcaAAAATGGTTATTTTATAAGGGTGTTCTTGAATCTATGCGGACCCAAGTCTTCAATATTTTCGGTCCGGACTAATTGAAAGGCCATTCAGaaaaattttatgttaaattggCCTTTCATGAAACATtgccccccccacccctcctcccccaaattatttatttatttgtatactgattgaTTTCGGCGGCACCATAGGTGGATTTTTCGTCCATTTACATTTGCGCTGAATGTATGTTACACATTTGTCTAACATCAAACAGAATGTGTGAGGAGCATGTCAGTTGTTTGGCAGTACTTTGGAATAACTAACTGTTGCAACATTCTTAAAGGCCAGTAATATAACAACACACGTAGACATTTTCtatattatctatatatatatacatgtatatccttgtATGACTGGTTGGCTGAAGAGCTTTCAACACAGCAGTTAGGTGTGATTTGCTTGGTATTCATAAGTTTTGGTTGTAAATGTGTCCATAAAGCTGTCACAAGACAGTTATAATGGTTTAgaagttaaaggagaagaaaacttaaatatcaaacaaacaccattgaaaagattatgcattttctcgcaggtacatgccataaaaattctaaaatatacctcaagttgataaatcgtaaataaagtcagcgccaaaatccgctgtggggcgactccattttgcacaagaactagtcctgaagtcttctgttttaggaggagaattgccgtcggaatcCACctaagtgcagttcgtacatttcccctagaactcttcttcccagaaggcagtgatcgttttctgcttgacgatctggacaccggaatgttggacgtaggttcagagtttacacgaacaagccggcagttttaaccactctcattggctgagaggcaacacacccactgcataaattacagggtgttaaagatggaggatgcaatggactcagtgatttatgctaactttgccgttttcaggctttacgtgtatggcaaggaaaaatagcaaaattatgcagcaggtaccaccagatagaaaaaaatgtgctcttttcagcctatgaTGTCACAATTTTAAGTTTGCTTCTCCTTTAACCATTACAATACAGCTTGAAACTGGTCTTGAAATGAGCcattaaagaatacatgaaaaagaactgtgaaaacaaagattatgtctGTAttccaaatgaagaaaattatgccctggAATTTTGAGGGTATTTGTATATCTTTTAAGTACCGaattttttctcagatttttcaCGCCAactttttcagaaattacgtcattgTTATCTTGTTTGGAACTCTGTGACCACCCCCGAAGTGTCCTGAGCCTGGTGAACCGTGTCGCTACAGTGTCGGCAGGGTGACAtatacacagatactgcatggcttcttaaGGTCCATTTAGCGACCTCTCTGGGCCCCACACCCCCGCCCCATTCGGCCAGATCCGTTTGGTGTGTTcttttttaaacagggatcatcgttgaTGTCACTGCTCTAAGCTACTTAATTTTCAGACTGATCACTGgagccttaagaaaactgtactctgaagccatttttaccccccaaAGTGAAAGCTGTAAAATCTGTTTGTACTGATATTTAAATCCTCCTCTCGGTGCCTAAATTTATTTCCTACCTTTTCTGCCTTTGGGGGGGACATGTAGTGCAGTCCGTGTATGGTTCATAAACTCAAAAGCTTATTCAGTAAACACTAAAGAAACACTAGATAACATTGATTTCTATGGGTGTTGAACTAGGGAACCCTTCCCTTCAAAagtaatgtcaaaatatattgtAAAGCCACACCTGTTTCCTGATTTGTGCAGAAAATATAGGGGCATAAttgaaacagaaaaatcaatTGAGCaaccatgaatatttcaccaaaaatagAATAATCAGTATCACACTTATGGttttaaaataaagacaaacagcAGTAAGAATATGTGACCCCTAGAACAGTTTGCCATCTTTAATTCTGGCGGTTTTAATaaaccgcggccagcattatggtgggcaacccggcagagcccaggcaaaacccatgaccatccgcaggctgctgcagaccttctctgAAATTTATTCTCATTGTTTCATACTCATGATGCTTTTATAAGCACAGGCACTTTATTTGTTTACGAAGCAGCAACCTGATTGAGTGTACACACAGGTGTCCtaacattaaaatgaattttcatAAGATGTTAATATCCAATTCCAAGTATGGGCCAGCTATTAACGGaatctgttgttcattcctaGCACATTCTGTGCCATAATTAAAGTTCCTTTGAATATATTAGAGAAATCACTATTTGTGTCTTGAGCTTTGCGAAGGGTGTTTCCAAAATCGACGAGGTTATCCAGTCGTCTATCCAGAAAACTCCAAGTATGGTTAAAGTCATCAGATTTATCCTGAACCATAGTGATCTCTGTGGACTTGTAAACTGCTGCCAATGACATGCGTTTTGTGTACCAGTTAAAGTCTGTTGATCTGTCACCAGCATGGTACCAGATCTCATCCACAAGGTCGGACAGATTGGACCACGACTGCACGGCATTCTGTGGCAGCGTCTGAATCGCCATCGCTTGAGGCCATTTGTGTATGTAAGGCACTAACATTCTTAGGCGGACTTCAACAGCATTACGGACAAACTCTTTCGTCTTTGGCTTTTCTCCATTTTCAGTCAGCTGCTCCACGTTCTGTTTAAGTATTTCTCCTAGTTGTGAATTGCAATCTTGGTAGAAGAAACTGATAAGGTCAGCCGGTCCATTTGGAAACATGCCGTGAGCTAGCCGAGGGAAGCCTGCGGCCTCCGCTCCATACGTCAATGTCTTCTTGCTCCATCCGAACTCTGGGACGAAAGCCAGCGACGCTCTAAAAATTCGATGTTTCGTGTTATTGTTTACATCTTCCGCTTCGTCTGTATCACTGTTGCTGTCACTACTAGTGGAATATCGTGAAAATATCATTACAGAAGGATACCTAAGGAATACACCCCGAATTTTAGCGAAAATTCTTTTCCTGACTTGGAAGCTCACACATGCACTGGGCGCAGCCATCTTGTTTCTTAAGCCGTAAAGCGGTCCACAACATTTTAGTCTTGGACTGGTCGTGTACGCCATCTTTTTTGTTTACCGATTTGGAAGATAATATTATTTACTCAGGTTCAACCGAAACTACAGCTTTTCCATGTTCCGCACAATTATGTAAAATGGtggtaatatatatttttgtactgtAACCGACAGCTGATGAAGGAAAGCTGAATAGTCCGAGACAGGAAATGCATGACAAATCGTCAGTGTTGCATATCACATCATCAAGCCTGTGTCGCGAGATCAGACGAATCATGGCGACAAGCACCCAGTGTTCGGAAGGCTTTTCTCCTTTCatcaaaaatgtcacaaatataaAAGGTGTTTTACTGGATATAACGGGTGTTTTATATAACAGTGCACAAGGCGGTGGCCATGCGATCGAAGGATCAGTTGAAGCTGTGAAGAGGTATAGTTGTATTCACAAGATAGTTCAGTCAAAGGTGCAATAGTATGCCTGTTAGAGTTACGCCCCCTTCTGAGGTGCTCATTATATGTTAGAGATTTGACACATTAGGATGaatactttaaaaatgcatCCTCTACCTGTACAGGatgaataataatatatatttatagtctgGTTTGGGTTTTATTAATTCGGAATATTGACAAGTAGTGACTGGTAGGTGTTGTTTGTCACATATACAGTTGAAAGGCACCGGTATTTGCCGGTGTGATCAGGTTTTGATTTCATATACATGGGCCTACATATATAGACGCTAGCCTCTATATATAGGCAATGCAAACTTCTCGCCCACCTCGTAAGCGATATAGTCGGGTTTAAATATGGCGGACGTTAGCTTGGTTTGCCCGATTCAAAAATTTAAACGGCTtgtactgttgaaagatggtttaccgatGTCGGCTTTGGCATGTTTACGGTTTGTTTGTATCAGGGAATCGGGGGATAGCAAAAGTTAGGTAGGGTTCGAGCCGTTTTTTTTAGGTGAAAGTGTCCGTGTAGAAGTCCATATGACCGAAGCTGCGTGTTATGGCAAGAACGTCCAGCTGAGCTTTTGTGAGTGTAAGTGTTAACATTGTAGATGGTATGGTTTCATACAATTAATTTTGAATATTATAATACAAGGTATGCCGACTATTTGACTTTTCGCATTGATCCCGTTGCGCCATCTTTGTCAAACTGTATTTACTATGTAGCGAGAATCTGAGAGTGTCTAGTTTTATTGTatacatttcatgttttaactTGTGTGTATCAGATTACGGAAAGCTGGTCTTCCGGTAAGATTCTGCACAAACGAGACCCAGTGTACTACAAAGGCCATCGTAGAAAAGCTACAAAGACTCGGATTTGAGCTGACTGAGAGCGAGGTGTTTCCGCCAATACCAGCCGTTTGCAGCTTGATGAAAGCTAGGGCATTAAGACCACACATTTTAGCTCATCCGGGTGAGACAgcgtatatatatgtacagagcTGACATGAAGCCAGCGAAATCCTCGAGAGCAGGATTCGAACACATGACCCTGTTGGCTAAGTGTCTGTCGCCTGCTCTGCCACTGACACTTCAGACGATTGAGCAGGCTAGGGCAGGCTGTGTGAgtcaaacgaataaataaaagtcTGGAATACATATTCATAATTCTGTGTGTCGTAATAATGGTTCCACTAATAATAGTATAAGTTGAAAGTAATATATTCAATGCTTATGGTACTAAAGCATTGTTCTCGCTGCAGCCAATCTAGCCATGACCAATGAGGcgacaggttcgaatccagttcctCGCTAGTTTAATTACAGTTTCAAGTCAAGAGCTTATATCGTACCATGAGTGTGGGCGTCGGCGTCCAA encodes the following:
- the LOC135468707 gene encoding ubiquinone biosynthesis protein COQ9, mitochondrial-like, producing the protein MIFSRYSTSSDSNSDTDEAEDVNNNTKHRIFRASLAFVPEFGWSKKTLTYGAEAAGFPRLAHGMFPNGPADLISFFYQDCNSQLGEILKQNVEQLTENGEKPKTKEFVRNAVEVRLRMLVPYIHKWPQAMAIQTLPQNAVQSWSNLSDLVDEIWYHAGDRSTDFNWYTKRMSLAAVYKSTEITMVQDKSDDFNHTWSFLDRRLDNLVDFGNTLRKAQDTNSDFSNIFKGTLIMAQNVLGMNNRFR